In Euphorbia lathyris chromosome 2, ddEupLath1.1, whole genome shotgun sequence, the sequence GGTTAGAGGTaggagaagaataagaagagaagagagaacaCAGAATTAGGAAGAGAATCGCAATAGAAAGAGTagagagaagaaagaagaaagaaagaaggaaaGAGAGATAGTTTTCAATTCAATATTAATCTAATAATAGTTACACAGCAAAGGAGTCTAAATAGACATAACAACTGCTGACGTGACAGTAGTTATAATTTTCCACAGCTATAAACAATACGGGTGTAAACATTCCTAAATAACATCTATTAAAGTTAAATACAATTTAATGTAAAAACAATTAACCACCTAATAATACCTAAATAATTTCTATCTATAACCATGACAAATATATCGATAACATGATACGATTTTGACAGGATAACCCGGATTGCTACCCCTACTTGTAAGCTAATTCATCAGGTTCTATTATACTGAGCTGACAGATGCAAGATCAAAAAGAAAGAACAGGAGGGCAGAAAAAAGTGTTGATTTTCAATTGATATGTGCGAGAATAGAATCCCAACACTAACAATGACCACAAGAGAAAGTGGAGTGAGTTTCATGCTTGTATAAATGTTATCTTATCAGCTGGAGTTGATCAAATCCAGAAAGGAGGCAGCGCCAGGCCTTGCAAGTAAGATTCTGCAAAATACTGTGTTTGATAGCGACCACAGGCATGGCTAAATTGCTTGGAAGAAATGCACAAAGGATTGAGGGTGAGTGGTTATTCTGTTTTCTGTAGCCATCCCATCTGCAGGAGCATACAAAAAGTGAATTCTAATTCTATAATCGAATCGAAGGTTGTATTGTAATTGTAAAAGCATCTAGATTGTAGCATACCTTCCATGCGTACATTCCAAAGAAGGCAAAGGTATCTGCAGACCATACAAAAGCAAAGGATTTGTAAAAGAAGGGGATTAAGACATTGATCAAAGGAATTAGGAGAAACAGATAGTTAAGAGCTTCTTTCTCCTTCTTTGAGCAGTCTCTAGCTCGTAAAGAAGGAATTGCTGCAATCGAAATAACAATTAGAATttagattcttcttcttcttcttcactgaAACAAACAAAATTATTCTAGCATTGACTTACTGAACATCCAAATAGACCACATCCCCATCAATCTCCAAATATCTGGTTCATTTGATGGAAATATAAGATTAAAAGAAAGTGCTCCGCCTAACAACATTGATATATACGCTTGAACCTCAAAAACACTGTATAAAGCACTTCCAGGTACTGCTGGGTTTTTCGACGCTGTAGAAGCCCTAGGCGCGAAGGTTGCTGCAGTCTTCTGAACAGCCTGCTTAGgattaagaattcaaacttATAACCGCcgattaccaaaaaaaaaaaaaaaaaggaaattgaAATTCTGAGCGAACctttttgagatttttgtctaGTGCAGAGGAAGTCGGAGTGAATGTTTTGCTAGTTTCATTTGGTTCTTGTTCCGGGGACCCCTCCTCTGTCTGGGAATCAACTTCCTTCGCGGTGCTACTGACTTTCAGATTCTTGATATTGCAGAAACTATGTCTATACCTTGGATTTGCGGGTGTGAATGGCAGCCTTGAAATTTGATAGTTGCAAACAGATGATGAGATCACTGAGTTCATTTcgtccagcagcagcagcagaagaagaagaagaagaagcctctTTTTCCTTAACTCCGACCAAACGAGAGGCTGATTTGAGATAATGAACCAACGGCCAAATTGAAAATATGCAAACGCTGTCGTTTTATGGGCTGAGAATTAATTtcattttgatttcaatttaattgaatttcATTTTGAAAACTTGATTGCTTTGTAACTGATTATAATTTAGTtgaattagtttttttattacaaGAAGAAGACTTAAAAACCAGcccaacaaaataaaaaggaaaagaaaacaataagtACTATGAACATATCCATTTGTCGCTGCTCATCCTTCCGATCTTTAGAAAGAATATGCTAGATGTCTGTGGGATTCACATCACACTCGTAATGATCCAAATAGAGAATTCCTGCGAAATTTGTCATCGAATCTGTTGCACAGTTACCTTCTATATACGTATGAACAAACTGCATCTCTCATGGCCTGTCTCGCATCTGCTAATACTAAACAATTAACTAAGAAAACAGGTGATTAGTTGCTACCAATCCTTACATAAATCCAAGAACCATTCTAGAGTCCAACTCAACAATAACATGTCTATGCCCTTTTCTCCAAGCGGGGCTTACAGTGAAAAAAATGCCCCAAAGCTCAACTAAAAAAGTTGAACAAATGTCGATATTCACTCTGAAGCCACAGAACTAAGATTCAT encodes:
- the LOC136218332 gene encoding protein RESISTANCE TO PHYTOPHTHORA 1, chloroplastic isoform X1, whose translation is MNSVISSSVCNYQISRLPFTPANPRYRHSFCNIKNLKVSSTAKEVDSQTEEGSPEQEPNETSKTFTPTSSALDKNLKKAVQKTAATFAPRASTASKNPAVPGSALYSVFEVQAYISMLLGGALSFNLIFPSNEPDIWRLMGMWSIWMFTIPSLRARDCSKKEKEALNYLFLLIPLINVLIPFFYKSFAFVWSADTFAFFGMYAWKMGWLQKTE
- the LOC136218332 gene encoding protein RESISTANCE TO PHYTOPHTHORA 1, chloroplastic isoform X2; this encodes MNSVISSSVCNYQISRLPFTPANPRYRHSFCNIKNLKVSSTAKEVDSQTEEGSPEQEPNETSKTFTPTSSALDKNLKKAVQKTAATFAPRASTASKNPAVPGSALYSVFEVQAYISMLLGGALSFNLIFPSNEPDIWRLMGMWSIWMFNTFAFFGMYAWKMGWLQKTE